From Acidobacteriota bacterium, one genomic window encodes:
- a CDS encoding AMP-binding protein, whose translation MNEQNTFEAQPIAWRPTEEVIKRAQLTRFMRQVGVANWDELYEFSTRDVEKFTSEVLSFLEIGFDPPYTKLLDPTEGIEWAKWCVGGGLNITEMCLDRWAESNQKNQPAVIWEDEEGEVRRVSYKMLLAEVETIAASLRRRGLGKGDAIGIHLPMMVETVVALLAINRIGAIAVPVFSGYGVDAIASRLNAVGAKALFTCDGFPRRGKEFKAFEVATAAVAVSPTVEHVFIVTRLHSGSISWDLPDVKVEFYDLELIGDGEEMRLDSPAEFATLSAAEKTLAEDPLIILYTSGTTGKPKGIAHTHCGFPIKAAQDMAFGTDVGRGTRISWVTDLGWMMGPWLIYGGLINGATIVIYDGAPDYPEADRMWEFCANHKVEILGISPTLVRALATKGDDLPKKHDLSHLRAFASTGEPWNPAPWWWLFEKVGDSKLPIINYSGGTEISGGILMGNPLLPIKPCSFPAPCPGIDAVLLGEDGEPVMRGKVGELAIRKPWIGMARGFWKEPERYIETYWSRFEKIWVHGDWSLQDEDGHWYILGRSDDTLKVAGKRVGPAEVESLLVAHALVTEAAVIGVPDEVKGTAMVAFCVLSGEGNEVLRAELKNLVAKDMGKPLAPSRIHFVSALPKTRNAKVMRRVIRSAYLGDDPGDLSALENPATVDEIRKLKE comes from the coding sequence ATGAACGAGCAAAACACATTCGAAGCGCAGCCGATCGCCTGGCGCCCGACCGAAGAAGTGATAAAGCGCGCGCAGTTGACCCGATTTATGAGACAGGTGGGCGTGGCAAATTGGGATGAGCTCTATGAATTCTCGACACGCGACGTCGAGAAATTCACGTCGGAAGTACTTAGTTTTCTCGAAATCGGTTTCGATCCGCCGTACACGAAGTTGCTCGACCCAACTGAAGGCATCGAATGGGCGAAATGGTGTGTCGGCGGCGGTTTGAACATCACCGAAATGTGCCTCGACCGTTGGGCGGAGTCGAACCAGAAGAATCAGCCGGCCGTGATCTGGGAGGACGAAGAGGGCGAAGTCCGGCGGGTTTCCTACAAGATGCTGCTCGCCGAGGTTGAGACGATCGCCGCTTCGCTCCGGCGGCGTGGTCTGGGAAAAGGCGACGCAATCGGAATCCACCTCCCGATGATGGTCGAGACCGTCGTCGCGCTGCTCGCGATCAATCGCATCGGCGCGATCGCGGTTCCCGTGTTTTCGGGCTACGGCGTTGATGCGATCGCGTCTCGGCTCAACGCCGTCGGAGCGAAGGCGTTGTTCACCTGCGACGGATTTCCGCGGCGCGGCAAAGAGTTCAAAGCGTTCGAGGTCGCGACCGCTGCCGTTGCTGTATCTCCGACCGTGGAACACGTGTTCATCGTTACCAGATTGCACTCCGGCTCGATTTCTTGGGACCTGCCGGATGTGAAAGTCGAGTTTTACGATCTTGAACTGATCGGCGATGGCGAAGAAATGCGCCTCGATTCGCCGGCCGAATTCGCGACGCTTTCAGCCGCCGAAAAAACGCTCGCCGAAGATCCGCTGATAATTCTCTACACTTCGGGCACCACCGGAAAGCCGAAAGGAATCGCGCACACTCATTGCGGATTTCCGATCAAGGCCGCGCAGGATATGGCATTCGGAACTGATGTCGGGCGCGGAACCAGAATCTCGTGGGTGACCGATCTCGGCTGGATGATGGGCCCGTGGCTGATCTACGGCGGTTTGATAAATGGTGCGACGATCGTTATTTACGACGGCGCGCCGGATTATCCCGAAGCAGACCGGATGTGGGAATTCTGCGCGAATCATAAGGTTGAGATTCTCGGGATCTCGCCGACACTCGTGCGGGCGCTCGCGACCAAAGGCGACGATCTGCCGAAGAAGCACGATCTTTCGCATCTTCGGGCATTTGCATCGACCGGCGAGCCTTGGAATCCCGCACCGTGGTGGTGGCTGTTCGAAAAGGTCGGCGACTCGAAGCTGCCAATCATCAATTATTCGGGCGGGACCGAGATCTCGGGCGGAATCCTGATGGGAAATCCGCTGCTCCCGATCAAACCTTGTTCGTTTCCCGCGCCGTGTCCGGGCATCGACGCCGTGTTGCTCGGTGAAGACGGTGAACCGGTGATGCGCGGAAAGGTCGGCGAACTCGCGATCCGCAAACCGTGGATCGGAATGGCGCGCGGATTCTGGAAGGAACCGGAGCGATACATCGAAACCTACTGGTCGCGTTTTGAGAAAATCTGGGTTCACGGCGATTGGTCCCTACAGGACGAGGACGGGCATTGGTATATTCTCGGACGCTCTGATGATACGCTGAAAGTGGCGGGAAAACGTGTCGGTCCGGCCGAGGTGGAGAGTCTGCTCGTCGCCCACGCGTTGGTGACCGAAGCGGCTGTGATCGGCGTTCCCGATGAGGTTAAAGGCACCGCGATGGTTGCGTTTTGCGTCTTGAGCGGAGAGGGCAACGAAGTGCTCAGAGCGGAACTCAAGAACCTGGTTGCCAAGGATATGGGCAAACCGCTCGCGCCGTCGAGGATCCATTTCGTATCGGCGCTGCCAAAGACGCGCAACGCAAAGGTAATGCGCCGCGTCATCCGCTCCGCGTATCTCGGCGATGATCCCGGCGATCTTTCGGCGCTCGAGAATCCGGCGACGGTGGATGAGATTCGCAAACTAAAGGAATGA
- a CDS encoding 3-oxoacyl-ACP reductase FabG: protein MTEKTVEIKLPSNLFAGKTAVVTGASRGVGRATAMRLAEAGANVVVNYLKEEQKAKNVVALCKEKGVDAIAVQGDVSQWGDARELARQAVDKFGRIDLLVLNAGVWEGAPIEEMSEETWNKVLNTNLKAAWAMTKACVPAMKKQDSGSIVLVSSTAGQRGEANYSNYAASKGGQISFTKALASELCPKIRVNCVAPGWIETAMVRPVFEDADYKQSVINSIPMKRVATTDDIALSICFLLSDWSRHTTGEILNVNGGAVLCG from the coding sequence ATGACCGAGAAAACTGTCGAAATCAAACTTCCATCAAACCTGTTCGCCGGCAAAACGGCGGTCGTCACCGGCGCGTCGCGCGGAGTCGGCCGCGCGACCGCGATGCGCCTCGCCGAAGCGGGGGCAAACGTTGTCGTCAACTATCTGAAAGAAGAGCAAAAGGCCAAGAACGTCGTCGCGCTCTGCAAGGAGAAAGGCGTCGACGCGATCGCGGTTCAAGGCGACGTTTCGCAGTGGGGCGACGCGCGTGAGCTTGCGCGCCAGGCAGTCGACAAATTCGGGCGTATCGATCTTCTCGTCCTAAACGCTGGTGTTTGGGAGGGCGCGCCGATCGAAGAAATGTCGGAAGAGACCTGGAACAAGGTTCTCAACACGAATCTCAAGGCCGCCTGGGCAATGACGAAAGCCTGCGTTCCGGCAATGAAAAAACAGGATTCGGGCTCGATCGTGCTTGTCAGTTCGACGGCCGGTCAGCGAGGCGAGGCGAATTATTCGAACTACGCCGCATCGAAAGGCGGACAGATCAGTTTCACAAAAGCGCTCGCGAGCGAACTTTGTCCGAAGATCCGCGTCAATTGCGTCGCGCCCGGCTGGATCGAAACGGCGATGGTTCGTCCGGTTTTCGAAGACGCCGATTACAAGCAAAGCGTCATCAACTCGATTCCGATGAAGCGCGTCGCAACGACCGACGACATCGCTCTTTCGATCTGTTTTCTGCTCTCCGACTGGTCCCGTCACACGACCGGCGAGATACTCAACGTCAACGGCGGCGCGGTACTCTGCGGATAG
- a CDS encoding cysteine synthase family protein translates to MNFASLAEYQNHFAKAGKSLYVENLIGNTPLLAVHFKYRDERRTIFAKAEHLNLSGSIKDRMALHILKEAYRTEQIKKGDTIAEATSGNTGIAFAAIGHAFGNPVRIYMPNWMSAERISLIKSYGAEVVLVSHEEGGFLGSIAMCDRFADEHGGIFLSHQFSNEANPQAHYETTGPEIWMQLAEIGLKPDAFVAGVGTGGTIMGVARFMREKDPAIKLHPLEPLESPTMTTGCKVGSHRIQGISDEFIPAIVDLASLDEIVTVSDGDSIIMAQRLATELGLGVGISSGANFIGALMALEKLGPGAVVTTVFCDDNKKYLSTDLVKPQPVKEGYYSPDIELFGYQTIGRLNS, encoded by the coding sequence ATGAACTTCGCAAGTCTCGCCGAATATCAAAACCATTTCGCCAAAGCCGGAAAATCGCTCTACGTCGAAAACCTGATCGGTAATACGCCTTTACTGGCGGTTCACTTCAAGTATCGGGACGAGCGACGGACGATCTTCGCCAAGGCCGAACATCTGAATCTTTCGGGTTCGATCAAAGACCGGATGGCGTTGCACATTCTGAAGGAAGCGTATCGCACCGAACAGATCAAGAAAGGCGACACGATCGCCGAAGCGACTTCGGGAAATACCGGCATTGCGTTCGCCGCGATCGGGCACGCGTTTGGAAATCCGGTCCGCATCTATATGCCGAACTGGATGAGCGCCGAGCGCATCTCGCTGATCAAATCGTACGGCGCCGAGGTCGTCCTCGTCAGTCACGAGGAAGGCGGATTCTTGGGGAGCATCGCGATGTGCGATCGGTTCGCCGACGAACACGGCGGCATCTTTTTGTCGCACCAGTTTTCGAACGAGGCGAATCCGCAGGCGCATTACGAAACGACCGGGCCGGAGATCTGGATGCAGCTCGCCGAGATCGGGCTCAAGCCGGATGCGTTCGTCGCCGGTGTCGGGACCGGTGGCACGATAATGGGCGTCGCTCGGTTTATGCGCGAGAAGGATCCGGCGATCAAGCTCCATCCGCTGGAGCCACTGGAGTCGCCGACGATGACTACCGGATGCAAGGTCGGAAGCCATCGGATTCAGGGCATCTCGGACGAATTCATCCCGGCGATCGTCGATCTTGCGTCGCTCGACGAGATAGTCACCGTCTCGGACGGCGATTCGATCATTATGGCCCAGCGCCTCGCGACCGAACTCGGCCTCGGCGTTGGAATCTCATCAGGAGCAAACTTCATCGGCGCATTGATGGCGCTCGAAAAACTCGGCCCTGGCGCGGTCGTGACGACCGTTTTCTGCGACGACAACAAGAAATATCTGAGCACCGACCTCGTCAAACCGCAACCGGTGAAAGAAGGCTACTACTCGCCGGACATCGAGCTGTTCGGCTACCAGACGATCGGACGGCTGAACTCGTGA
- a CDS encoding DUF433 domain-containing protein yields the protein MVMNVIERITINCEICHGKPTIRGLRYPVEMILELLSSGMTVEEILAEYEVLERDDILAALAFATRLSQVKRVELAA from the coding sequence TTGGTTATGAATGTTATTGAACGAATCACAATCAATTGTGAAATTTGCCATGGCAAGCCGACTATTCGCGGACTACGTTATCCGGTTGAAATGATTCTCGAGCTTCTGAGTTCAGGCATGACGGTTGAGGAGATATTGGCGGAATATGAAGTCCTTGAACGCGATGACATTCTTGCCGCGTTGGCGTTTGCCACGAGATTGAGTCAGGTTAAGCGCGTTGAACTCGCAGCATGA
- a CDS encoding DUF5615 family PIN-like protein, whose amino-acid sequence MRFLVDAQPPKRLATRLIELGYDAVHTLDLPLGNRTPDSLISEISINEERVVITKDSDFVDSYLLAKKPKRLLLISTGNIRNSELEFLFLMNIQRLTNAFNDGFEFIELSQTAIVIHS is encoded by the coding sequence ATGAGATTTCTGGTCGATGCCCAACCGCCCAAACGACTCGCAACGCGCCTCATCGAACTAGGCTACGACGCGGTTCACACTTTGGACCTGCCGCTCGGAAATCGGACGCCCGACAGTCTCATCTCAGAAATCTCGATCAATGAAGAGCGAGTTGTAATCACGAAGGATTCGGATTTCGTGGACTCGTATTTGCTTGCGAAAAAGCCCAAGCGACTATTGTTGATCTCGACCGGCAACATTCGAAATTCCGAGCTTGAGTTCCTGTTTCTGATGAACATTCAGCGACTCACGAATGCATTTAACGATGGATTTGAATTTATAGAACTTAGTCAAACGGCGATCGTGATTCATTCATAA